The following are encoded together in the Oscarella lobularis chromosome 10, ooOscLobu1.1, whole genome shotgun sequence genome:
- the LOC136192458 gene encoding alpha-L-rhamnosidase-like, whose protein sequence is MKGKRIGDEALAPGWTKYSTRVFYVVYDVMQYIEATNVLGAIVGIGRRNTTAFRPLDNVSSSDTVPMIFRLKLVLTYDSDVESYDEIMVSSTDWRAASSPVVSSSIYNGEVYDARLEKARWNEVGYKLDDSWKQVAIVSGPQGIMPLQLIPPIKQDPPNPPIDIQTLPGNIYVLDFGTNLAGYCRLTVKGDKGQVIVLKHAEVKLHPPYGPRNGSLYYANLRSAEATDTYILRGDPQGETYKPYFTYHGFRYVEVRGYPGKLEAGNLQQIPIHADVDAVKTLNTSSLIMNDLQAVVKNSHLSNFLSIVTGCAQRDERIGWMGDAGLSCDIMALGFDMHAFFVNMLRNIRDDEGEDGSVPDVVPYYRYGHRPADPSWSAAFPQVTFVLYKYYGDLRAVRDNYDALKRYFKNIASQIPSSGLAHMAGRYGDWCILKPPNPVPTSFTSAFSYIENLEQFVEMARAIGESADAVAYADMVAQLKQDYFKAFWNGTHYCTPQITS, encoded by the exons ATGAAAGGAAAGCGAATTGGTGACGAGGCTCTTGCTCCTGGTTGGACGAAGTACAG CACGCGTGTCTTCTACGTTGTTTACGACGTAATGCAGTATATCGAGGCGACGAATGTACTTGGAGCTATCGTGGGCATTGGAAGGCGTAACACG ACCGCCTTTCGTCCACTGGacaacgtttcgtcgagcgacACCGTCCCGATGATATTTCGACTAAAG CTCGTTCTTACCTATGACTCGGATGTCGAGTCGTACGATGAAATTATGGTGAGTAGCACGGATTGGCGCGCCGCATCGTCGCCTGTGGTGAGCAGTTCGATTTACAACGGCGAAGTGTACG atgCTCGTCTAGAGAAGGCTAGATGGAATGAAGTGGGCTATAAGCTCGATGATTCGTGGAAACAg GTCGCAATTGTTTCAGGTCCTCAAGGTATAATGCCTCTTCAGCTGATTCCTCCAATTAAA CAAGATCCGCCTAATCCGCCCATTGACATTCAAACACTGCCT GGCAACATCTACGTCCTTGACTTCGGTACGAATCTAGCCGGATATTGCAGATTGACGGTGAAAGGTGATAAAGGCCAAGTCATAGTTCTCAA GCATGCTGAAGTCAAACTCCATCCTCCCTACGGTCCTAGGAACGGCAGTTTATATTACGCCAATCTTCGTTCGGCTGAGGCCACAGATACCTACATCCTGCGAGGCGATCCTCAAGGCGAA acgtACAAGCCCTACTTTACGTATCACGGTTTCCGCTACGTTGAAGTGAGGGGCTACCCTGGAAAGCTCGAA GCGGGAAATTTGCAGCAAATTCCTATTCAtgctgacgtcgacgctgtAAAGACGCTGAACACGTCAAGTCTTATTATGAATGACCTTCAG GCCGTTGTGAAGAATAGTCACCTGTCTAATTTTCTAAGCATCGTCACTGGCTGTGCACAGAGAGACGAGAGAATTGGATG GATGGGCGACGCCGGCTTGTCGTGTGACATTATGGCTCTCGGTTTTGATATGCACGCTTTTTTCGTCAACATGCTTCGAAATattcgagacgacgag GGAGAGGACGGCTCGGTTCCTGACGTTGTTCCCTATTATCGATACGGTCATCGGCCTGCTGATCCTTCGTGGAG TGCCGCTTTTCCTCAAGTGACATTCGTCCTCTATAAATACTACGGCGATCTGAGAGCGGTTCGCGACAACTACGACGCTCTGAAGCGTTATTTCAAAAACATTGCATCTCAG ATTCCTTCGTCCGGTCTCGCTCACATGGCTGGACGATACGGAGATTGGTGTATACTGAAGCCTCCAAATCCA GTGCCTACAAGTTTTACGTCGGCGTTTAGCTACATTGAGAATCTTGAACAG TTTGTTGAAATGGCGCGAGCAATAGGAGAGTCCGCTGACGCTGTAGCGTACGCAGATATGGTAGCTCAGCTTAAACAAGACTATTTCAAAGCGTTTTGGAACG GAACGCATTATTGCACGCCGCAGATTACGTCCTAA
- the LOC136192284 gene encoding uncharacterized protein has translation MPETEEEGRDDVTKGDGGTEDTSSDEDRHRGSAASKKKKKRRKKSKESSATEERSVPEQAEFMAAIRSMAMPKLQPYNGRDDPEGEKLDQFVKEFERHAQVAGWTGQLKVQQFALRLTGRALTAYESISEADKETYSNMREAFQAKAAPLLLKSYQSRMFHSRVQEKETVQQYAQQLQHLYDKAYGRHPMTQELKDQMLLGAFEQGLQETWKRELKPPPRTFVDALLLAQTAEAAEKQLMRRNVKEQTEKERPRSEEQRMGERKVRCYACKNEGHIAPDCPDQREAEKSKDSRRSGANVECFICHRWGHYSFDCPNQAKGSKEGRNSGGSSGGKGSAGRGQQVAKITEGASEPKEQPAVETVDDRITRMEQELTELKAMKSQRTYKEGSGKVGILKDNDEEDSLAFAKMRLAGSEVEAMLDSGSKINIIAEEKFKEIGRKAGLPASLIKPVQALPEDFGEHKLPVSAVVKLTVEFDGKEMEAEFYLLPKSNPELLIGSRLVRGLGLAKWHEKVNFRRESKTDTNGSVKAVVRFLTRCRLPPQHAGVFEAELSGEIPEGRSVMMSSREPQLKCGPKMEDAIIEPCATGRVKVLLRNEGCLRIGLKKGDEFEVDLTDVEELPFGEPATNTEQAAVTSPETKTTESPTIGDETNRRQRLQEMIDFSNSSLSEESKKRVREYVLDQGDLFALDDTELGCTHLVTHEIETGDSPPIKQHARREPYSQTAKITLLIKEMLDRGVIVPSSSPWASPIVLVRKPDGSPRFCVDYRRLNFVTEKDVFPLPRIADLLDRLGEAGVYSTLDLAFVYWQIAMGKKSQPKTAFATGDFSKSNAACRRRIGRFL, from the coding sequence ATGCCGGAAACAGAAGAAGAGggtcgcgacgacgtgacgaagGGCGACGGTGGAACGGAAGACACGTCGTCAGATGAGGACCGGCACAGGGGTTCGGCGGcctcaaagaaaaagaaaaagagaagaaaaaaatcgaaggagTCGTCAGCGACAGAAGAAAGGAGCGTGCCGGAGCAGGCGGAGTTCATGGCAGCTATCCGATCGATGGCAATGCCCAAGCTTCAACCATACAACGGACGTGACGACCCGGAAGGCGAAAAACTCGACCAGTTTGTCAAGGAGTTTGAGAGACATGCGCAGGTGGCGGGCTGGACGGGCCAGCTGAAGGTTCAACAGTTTGCTTTGCGCCTGACGGGCAGAGCGCTCACCGCGTACGAATCAATCTCCGAGGCGGACAAAGAAACGTATTCGAATATGCGCGAAGCGTTTCAAGCGAAGGCAGCCCCGCTGCTGTTAAAATCGTATCAAAGCCGTATGTTCCACAGTCGGGTCCAGGAGAAAGAGACGGTGCAACAGTACGCACAGCAGCTGCAGCACCTCTACGACAAGGCGTACGGCAGACATCCGATGACGCAGGAACTGAAAGACCAAATGTTGCTGGGGGCGTTTGAGCAAGGGCTCCAGGAAACGTGGAAGAGGGAGCTAAAACCGCCGCCCCGCACGTTTGTGGACGCGCTTTTGCTGGCGCAAACAGCAGAGGCAGCCGAAAAACAGTTGATGCGCCGAAACGTAAAAGAACAGACAGAAAAAGAGAGGCCACGATCCGAGGAACAGCGAATGGGCGAAAGGAAGGTGCGCTGCTACGCGTGCAAAAACGAGGGACACATTGCACCGGATTGCCCCGATCAAAGGGAGGCAGAGAAGTCGAAGGATAGTAGACGATCCGGAGCGAATGTGGAGTGCTTCATATGTCACCGTTGGGGTCATTATAGCTTCGACTGTCCCAATCAAGCGAAAGGTTCCAAGGAGGGTCGAAATTCTGGCGGAAGTAGCGGCGGAAAAGGGTCAGCGGGACGCGGACAACAAGTCGCGAAGATCACAGAGGGAGCGTCAGAACCCAAGGAACAACCCGCGGTGGAGACGGTGGACGACAGAATAACGCGTATGGAGCAAGAACTGACGGAGTTAAAGGCAATGAAGAGCCAGCGCACGTACAAGGAAGGGTCAGGAAAAGTTGGAATTTTAAAGGATAACGATGAGGAGGATTCATTGGCTTTTGCAAAGATGAGATTAGCCGGGAGTGAAGTCGAAGCAATGCTTGACTCCGGATCTAAGATTAATATCATCGCGGAAGAAAAGTTCAAGGAAATCGGGAGAAAGGCAGGTCTTCCAGCTTCGTTAATCAAGCCAGTACAGGCGCTACCGGAAGACTTTGGGGAACATAAGTTACCGGTATCGGCAGTGGTGAAATTGACGGTCGAATTCGACGGGAAGGAAATGGAAGCAGAGTTTTACCTCCTGCCCAAGTCGAATCCCGAACTGTTGATAGGATCACGTCTTGTTAGAGGATTGGGACTGGCTAAATGGCACGAGAAGGTCAActttcgtcgagaaagcAAGACGGACACCAACGGAAGCGTCAAAGCCGTGGTGCGGTTTCTAACGAGATGCCGGTTACCTCCACAACACGCTGGAGTATTCGAGGCCGAATTGTCAGGAGAAATTCCAGAGGGACGTTCCGTCATGATGTCGTCACGGGAGCCGCAGCTGAAATGCGGACCGAAGATGGAGGATGCGATAATCGAGCCATGCGCGACTGGCCGGGTAAAGGTTTTGTTGCGGAATGAAGGGTGTCTTCGTATCGGATTGAAGAAAGGTGACGAGTTCGAGGTAGATCTGACGGACGTCGAGGAATTGCCGTTTGGAGAACCGGCTACAAATACGGAGCAAGCTGCCGTGACATCGCCGGAGACAAAGACGACTGAAAGTCCCACGATAGGCGATGAAACAAATCGAAGGCAACGTCTGCAGGAGATGATTGACTTCTCGAATAGTTCCTTGTCAGAAGAGAGCAAGAAGAGAGTGCGTGAATACGTGTTGGATCAAGGGGACTTATTTGCACTGGATGACACTGAGTTGGGGTGTACCCATCTAGTGACGCACGAAATCGAAACGGGAGACAGTCCACCGATCAAACAGCACGCCAGGCGCGAGCCGTACTCGCAAACAGCAAAGATAACGTTGCTGATTAAGGAGATGCTAGACAGGGGCGTGATTGTCCCGTCTTCAAGTCCATGGGCAAGTCCCATCGTATTAGTCCGGAAACCCGATGGCTCGCCACGGTTCTGCGTTGATTACCGCCGGCTGAATTTTGTAACGGAGAAAGATGTTTTTCCCTTACCAAGAATCGCCGATCTGTTAGATCGTTTGGGCGAAGCTGGGGTATACAGCACGCTGGATCTAGCGTTCGTATACTGGCAGATTGCGATGGGAAAGAAGTCTCAACCGAAGACGGCGTTTGCCACCGGCGACTTTTCAAAGAGTAATGCAGCTTGTCGTCGCAGGATTGGACGGTTTCTGTAG
- the LOC136192285 gene encoding uncharacterized protein in vnfD 5'region-like — translation MASSTLTKRLSSNVSSPTLTSLLVSTLEEYFKGNKEAFKGTAIYNDPEVKWDKWPVIKLDMSHLGGCTIEDVKLSSVKLLIDIAKARGVDIHTPGLPYDSVSMIRRLFEETYAKEGKEIVVLIDEYDSPMLANWVLDEVELAAACQDFLSDFYRQLKASSHIIRFRFLTGITYLQKMSNHSGSNDLKDIDDYPDLGPILEFTREEIKSTYSPEIEVIAKELEMTEEDLMDKIARYYDGYNWGRENLPATQVYHPHSINEFLTLKEFSPYSTGWPTLLRRVVDSLDFVRFSELLSGEVPSRLDTPDSLLSLLQNLTDSRMRLLLWELGILRRRRSEGKESGVPFTNENVRQHFTEHLLGWYEDGSTGTKMEKMRMALTERNIPEFAKLFASLVENIPAEVAMKWKDREDEGMRRKGEFYQSMYIGAINIFAPNSSYLGSEEVVEERVRPDLVFISLECAMIFEFTKNPESVDEGLEQIKEQEYIEKYGKYLNEKMIKAKNSEERKKWDEILSKWKSVP, via the exons ATGGCCTCATCTACGTTGACAAAACGCCTTTCATCAAACGTCTCGTCACCCACCCTCACA AGTCTTCTTGTGAGCACCTTGGAGGAATATTTCAAAGGAAACAAGGAAGCGTTTAAAGGAACGGCAATTTACAATGATCCGGAAGTGAAGTGGGACAAATGGCCCGTTATCAAGTTGGATATGAGTCATCTTGGTGGGTGTACGATTGAGGATGTCAAGTTATCTTCAGTCAAATTG TTGATTGACATTGCTAAGGCTAGAGGAGTTGACATTCATACTCCTGGATTACCATACGATTCTGTTTCAATGATCCGCAGATTATTTGAGGAAACCTATGCtaaggaaggaaaagagatTGTTGTTCTCATTGATGAGTATGATTCACCAATGCTCGCCAATTGGGTCTTAGATGAAGTGGAGTTGGCGGCAGCGTGCCAAGACTTTCTGTCAGACTTCTACAGACAGTTGAAAGCGTCCTCTCACATCATTCGGTTCCGCTTTTTGACCGGAATCACGTACTTGCAAAAAATGAGTAATCATTCTGGCTCGAATGACCTAAAAGATATTGACGATTACCCCGATCTTGGCCCAATTCTTGAATTCACTCGAGAAGAAATTAAATCGACGTATTCTCCAGAAATTGAGGTCATTGCCAAAGAGCTGGAGATGACAGAGGAGGACTTGATGGATAAAATAGCGCGATATTACGATGGATACAATTGGGGTCGTGAGAATCTTCCTGCCACTCAAGTGTATCATCCGCATTCAATCAACGAGTTTTTGACTTTGAAGGAATTTTCCCCTTACTCAACGGGTTGGCCTACGCTACTGCGTCGTGTTGTCGATTCTCTTGATTTTGTTCGTTTCTCTGAATTACTGAGCGGAGAAGTGCCAAGCAGATTAGACACGCCCGACAGTCTTTTATCTTTGCTGCAGAATCTCACTGATAGCCGAATGCGGCTTCTACTGTGGGAACTTGGCATTCtccggcgtcggcgttcaGAAGGGAAGGAATCGGGCGTTCCTTTCACAAATGAGAATGTGCGGCAGCACTTTACTGAACATCTGCTGGGTTGGTATGAAGATGGGTCTACTGGCACTAAAATGGAGAAAATGCGGATGGCCCTGACGGAGAGAAATATTCCTGAATTTGCAAAACTATTTGCCAGTTTGGTGGAGAACATTCCGGCTGAGGTTGCGATGAAATGGAAAGACAGAGAGGACGAAGGAATGCGACGAAAGGGAGAATTCTATCAGTCAATGTACATTGGTGCTATAAATATTTTTGCCCCAAATTCGTCTTATCTGGGGTCTGAAGAGGTCGTTGAAGAAAGAGTTAGACCAGATTTGGTCTTCATTTCATTAGAATGCGCAATGATATTTGAATTCACAAAGAATCccgaaagcgtcgacgaaggactTGAGCAAATAAAGGAGCAAGAATACATTGAAAAGTACGGAAAGTATTTAAATGAGAAAATGATAAAGGCGAAGAATAGcgaggaaagaaagaagtggGATGAGATATTGTCGAAATGGAAGTCCGTTCCATAA